From Haloarcula rubripromontorii, the proteins below share one genomic window:
- the aglG gene encoding glucosyl-dolichyl phosphate glucuronosyltransferase codes for MRVSVVLCTHTMERYDDCRTAAESVLAQSYDDVELVLVSDGDRDVYRRYESDFGNRDDVLIHCNDENVGLLESRNNGAEVATGDAVAFIDDDAIADEEWVAALVDAYEQQDALAVGGRMTPAWVAGKPSFLPAEFYWLIGVTHRGFGPNGDPDEPGVVRNTFGSNISFDRDVFLELGGFDDDIGGRQGEKNLQGGETELCARLRTEYDEGVYYTPDALVAHKIFDYRTDPGWLLDRAFWQGYSKRGMEVFVPESTGEESDFLGDLLFRFAPSRLRGLVESPSLAAVLQFVFLFLLTGSVGVGYLYGMYVWR; via the coding sequence ATGCGAGTCTCGGTCGTGCTCTGTACGCACACGATGGAGCGATACGATGACTGTCGAACGGCGGCCGAGAGCGTCTTAGCCCAGTCCTACGACGACGTGGAGCTCGTACTGGTCTCAGACGGTGACCGGGATGTGTACAGGCGGTACGAATCCGACTTCGGCAACCGAGACGATGTCCTGATACACTGCAACGACGAGAACGTCGGACTGCTAGAGAGCCGGAACAACGGGGCCGAAGTCGCCACCGGGGACGCTGTCGCATTCATCGATGACGACGCCATCGCCGACGAGGAGTGGGTCGCGGCGTTAGTCGATGCCTACGAACAGCAGGACGCGCTCGCCGTCGGCGGCCGCATGACGCCGGCGTGGGTCGCCGGTAAACCCAGTTTCCTGCCGGCGGAATTCTACTGGCTTATCGGTGTGACCCACCGCGGATTCGGACCGAACGGCGACCCCGACGAACCCGGCGTCGTTCGCAACACGTTCGGATCGAACATCTCCTTCGACCGGGACGTGTTTCTCGAACTGGGCGGCTTCGACGACGATATCGGCGGGCGTCAGGGCGAGAAGAACCTGCAGGGCGGCGAGACAGAACTCTGTGCGCGCCTGCGAACTGAATACGATGAAGGGGTGTACTACACCCCGGACGCGCTCGTCGCGCACAAGATATTCGACTACCGGACCGATCCCGGCTGGCTGCTAGACCGGGCGTTCTGGCAGGGCTACTCGAAGCGCGGGATGGAGGTGTTTGTCCCGGAGTCAACTGGTGAGGAGTCCGATTTCCTCGGCGATCTCCTGTTCCGGTTTGCCCCGTCGCGCCTCCGTGGCCTCGTCGAATCCCCGTCGCTGGCGGCCGTCCTGCAGTTCGTCTTCTTGTTTCTGCTCACCGGGAGCGTCGGCGTCGGCTACCTCTACGGGATGTACGTCTGGCGGTAG